One Gemmatimonadota bacterium DNA window includes the following coding sequences:
- a CDS encoding benzoate-CoA ligase family protein, producing the protein RRSDVGPSLREAGVQHRSPPGAVLPAMHYRAPDSLNIARHFLDDRVEEGRGGRVALRTDSGALTYDDVRVLSNRFGNALVDAGVQPEERVIVSMPDGPDYVGALFGILKAGAVVVMVNPDLEPEGIEALCAYTGARAAVVGGAAADGFREVPSGAGTVVLDVDDARVTEAIAASSPELDPFPAHRDDAAIWLFSGGTTGRPKAVVQSHASYANTTELYGKGVLEVSEDDITVSVPKLYFGYALGSNLFFPFSVGGSAVLFAERCTADALFERIARHRPTVLVNVPTMINRMVSHPTASEQDLSCLRLATSAGEALPPELHRRWREAFGVELLDGLGTAEMWHIFLSNRPGDVRPGTLGRAVPGFDVELRDDAGAPVPDGEPGRLWVRGDSRATCYWQEPEKSRQAFRGEWYVSGDMLRRDQDGYFVYCGRADDMLKVSGKWLSPGELEDCLLRHEAVKEVAVVGVPDARGLVKPVAFVVLAGGGGSESLGSDLQEFARRHLQPYKYPREVRFLKDLPRTHLGKVDRGLLSREAP; encoded by the coding sequence GCGGCGGTCGGACGTCGGGCCCTCGCTCCGCGAGGCCGGTGTCCAGCATCGGAGCCCTCCCGGAGCGGTACTCCCAGCCATGCACTACCGAGCCCCGGACAGCCTCAACATCGCCCGCCATTTCCTGGACGACCGCGTCGAGGAGGGTCGAGGCGGGCGCGTCGCGCTGCGCACGGACTCCGGGGCGCTGACGTACGACGACGTGAGGGTCCTCTCCAACCGATTCGGCAACGCGCTGGTGGACGCCGGCGTACAGCCCGAGGAGCGGGTCATCGTATCGATGCCGGACGGGCCGGACTACGTCGGCGCGCTGTTCGGGATCCTGAAGGCGGGCGCCGTCGTGGTCATGGTCAACCCGGACCTGGAGCCGGAGGGGATCGAAGCGCTGTGCGCGTACACCGGCGCGCGCGCCGCGGTGGTTGGTGGAGCGGCGGCGGACGGATTCCGGGAGGTGCCTTCTGGCGCGGGCACGGTCGTCCTGGACGTGGACGACGCGCGCGTCACCGAGGCCATCGCGGCGTCATCGCCCGAGCTCGATCCCTTCCCCGCTCACCGCGACGACGCGGCGATCTGGCTGTTCAGCGGCGGGACCACGGGCCGCCCCAAAGCAGTCGTGCAATCGCACGCCAGCTACGCCAACACCACGGAGTTGTACGGCAAGGGCGTCCTGGAAGTCTCCGAAGACGACATCACCGTCTCGGTGCCCAAGCTGTACTTCGGCTACGCGCTGGGCTCCAACCTGTTCTTCCCGTTCTCCGTGGGAGGATCGGCGGTGCTGTTCGCCGAGCGCTGCACCGCGGACGCGCTGTTCGAACGGATCGCCCGGCACCGACCCACCGTGCTGGTGAACGTGCCCACCATGATCAACCGAATGGTGTCCCACCCCACGGCCTCCGAGCAGGATCTGTCGTGCCTGCGTCTCGCCACCTCGGCGGGGGAGGCGCTGCCGCCCGAGCTGCACCGGCGTTGGCGGGAGGCGTTTGGCGTGGAGCTGCTGGACGGACTGGGCACGGCCGAGATGTGGCACATCTTTCTGAGCAATCGACCGGGCGACGTGAGGCCCGGCACGCTCGGACGGGCGGTGCCGGGATTCGACGTCGAGCTGCGCGACGACGCGGGCGCACCCGTGCCCGACGGAGAGCCCGGCCGGCTGTGGGTGCGCGGCGACTCGCGCGCCACGTGCTACTGGCAGGAACCCGAGAAGAGCCGCCAGGCCTTTCGGGGCGAGTGGTACGTCTCGGGCGACATGCTGCGCCGCGACCAGGACGGCTACTTCGTGTACTGCGGCCGCGCCGACGACATGCTCAAGGTGAGCGGCAAGTGGCTTTCTCCGGGCGAGCTCGAGGACTGCCTGCTGCGCCACGAGGCGGTGAAGGAAGTGGCCGTCGTCGGCGTACCGGATGCACGAGGGTTGGTGAAGCCGGTGGCCTTCGTCGTACTGGCCGGTGGCGGCGGAAGCGAGTCGCTCGGGTCGGATCTCCAGGAGTTCGCCAGGCGTCACCTGCAACCCTACAAGTACCCGCGCGAGGTGCGCTTTCTGAAGGACCTGCCGCGTACGCACCTCGGCAAGGTCGACCGCGGCCTGTTATCTCGGGAGGCGCCCTGA